Proteins encoded by one window of Eremothecium cymbalariae DBVPG#7215 chromosome 1, complete sequence:
- the ECL1 gene encoding Ecl1p (similar to Ashbya gossypii AFR470C) encodes MSAFNDYCIVCEQLIEGTGGGCQDKLYCTEECRNKDTRVVLVGLEEQQYTAGEQTESLLRTPRVYPTDWVAVQQRQQQWQEQVIDKDGKYYDDDEEESSCSDLEIETYTTSLTSLSTEQAHRVTTLDMGGWTPRSFVSDGLEHHKPGYGFQFLDHTAENNYQLWLTCKMKE; translated from the coding sequence ATGTCAGCATTTAACGATTACTGCATAGTGTGTGAACAATTGATAGAAGGTACAGGAGGCGGTTGCCAAGACAAGCTGTATTGCACAGAGGAGTGTAGGAATAAGGATACGAGGGTGGTTCTAGTTGGGCTAGAGGAACAGCAGTATACAGCAGGAGAGCAGACCGAATCGCTGCTTCGGACGCCTAGGGTATATCCCACAGATTGGGTAGCGGTGCAGCAGCGGCAACAGCAGTGGCAAGAACAGGTAATAGATAAAGATGGAAAGTAttatgacgatgatgaagaggagAGTTCTTGTTCAGATTTAGAAATTGAGACATACACTACAAGCCTTACAAGCCTATCAACTGAGCAGGCCCATAGGGTGACAACCCTGGACATGGGAGGATGGACACCTCGTTCTTTTGTGAGTGATGGTCTAGAACACCACAAGCCTGGGTATGGGTTCCAGTTTCTAGACCATACAGCAGAAAATAACTATCAACTTTGGCTTACTTGCAAGATGAAAGAATGA
- the RSR1 gene encoding Ras family GTPase RSR1 (similar to Ashbya gossypii AFR464W), whose amino-acid sequence MRDYKLVVLGAGGVGKSCLTVQFVQGEYLDTYDPTIEDSYRKSMEIDDKAFDLEILDTAGVAQFTAMRELYIKSGMGFLLVYSVTDRQSLGELMELREQILRIKDSKRVPMVLVGNKADLQQERVISVEEGIDVSSRWGKVPFYETSALLKSNVHEVFIDLVRQIMRVELESLDVQASTAQPVTGSLHNSLRKADTSGSLGPNVPGRVMSPVHNRSTNSFQNPGPKAIISGPSSNKLHKKRSILRPSTHLSLSSKPKEKKKKKKILAA is encoded by the coding sequence ATGAGGGACTACAAGTTGGTTGTTTTGGGTGCCGGTGGTGTTGGCAAGTCATGTTTAACAGTGCAGTTTGTACAGGGAGAATATCTGGACACCTATGATCCAACTATTGAAGATTCATACAGAAAATCAATGGAAATTGATGACAAGGCATTCGATTTGGAGATTCTAGATACGGCTGGGGTAGCGCAGTTTACTGCAATGAGGGAACTATACATTAAGTCTGGCATGGGATTTCTATTAGTGTATTCGGTGACGGATAGGCAGTCGCTAGGGGAACTCATGGAACTAAGAGAGCAAATCTTGAGGATTAAGGATTCTAAGCGAGTTCCGATGGTCCTTGTCGGTAACAAAGCTGATCTGCAACAAGAGCGTGTGATTTCAGTGGAGGAAGGTATCGATGTTAGTAGCAGATGGGGGAAGGTGCCGTTTTATGAGACAAGCGCATTGTTAAAAAGCAACGTGCATGAAGTCTTCATTGACTTGGTTAGGCAGATAATGCGTGTCGAGTTGGAGTCCTTGGATGTTCAAGCCAGTACAGCACAACCTGTGACTGGTAGCTTACACAATAGCCTCAGAAAAGCTGATACTAGTGGCTCTTTGGGTCCCAATGTCCCGGGGCGTGTCATGTCTCCTGTCCATAATCGTTCTACAAacagttttcaaaatcctGGCCCAAAGGCAATCATAAGTGGtccatcatcaaataaacTACACAAGAAAAGATCTATCTTAAGGCCCTCTACTCATCTAAGCTTGTCGTCAAAGCctaaagaaaagaaaaagaagaaaaaaatattggcTGCGTAA
- the PNC1 gene encoding nicotinamidase (similar to Ashbya gossypii AFR466C) — protein MGDKGACKRALLIIDVQNDFANADGSLSVADGMSVVDPIIKLMQQDHWTCVAMTRDWHPAGHVSFARSHGVEEFSSVTYESPAKEGETQQGTLWPVHCVQKSWGAQVVEPLEQAFKDLAVPHRLVDKGALADREYYSGFNDIWDIHHTELDDFLRLHEISDVIVVGLALDYCVKSTAISASKLGYKTAILRSHTRAIYADDASVQKLSQELSDAGVQLLDEIVYF, from the coding sequence ATGGGTGACAAAGGGGCGTGCAAAAGAGCACTATTGATTATAGATGTTCAGAATGATTTTGCGAATGCAGATGGGTCCTTGTCAGTAGCGGATGGCATGTCAGTGGTGGATCCAATAATCAAACTGATGCAGCAGGATCATTGGACATGTGTTGCAATGACCAGGGATTGGCATCCTGCTGGACATGTGTCTTTTGCGAGGAGTCATGGGGTTGAGGAGTTTAGTAGCGTGACATACGAGTCGCCGGCGAAAGAAGGAGAGACCCAGCAGGGTACTTTATGGCCTGTGCATTGCGTGCAAAAGAGCTGGGGTGCACAGGTAGTGGAGCCGCTTGAGCAGGCTTTTAAAGACTTGGCGGTGCCACATAGGCTAGTTGATAAGGGGGCGCTTGCTGACCGTGAGTACTACTCAGGCTTTAATGATATATGGGACATCCATCACACCGAACTAGACGATTTTCTCAGGCTTCACGAGATATCCGACGTGATTGTCGTGGGGTTAGCTCTGGACTACTGTGTGAAAAGCACGGCAATCAGTGCTTCTAAATTGGGCTACAAAACAGCAATCTTGCGCAGCCATACAAGGGCGATCTATGCGGATGATGCTTCAGTACAAAAACTAAGCCAAGAACTCTCTGATGCCGGCGTGCAGTTGTTGGACGAGATTGTTTACTTTTAA
- the ENP2 gene encoding ribosome biosynthesis protein ENP2 (similar to Ashbya gossypii AFR468W), whose amino-acid sequence MAISSSHYIDEAILNGGFIYKLYTTMVLKSTSASDVSVYQVAGTNVSRSLPDWIAKKRKRSLKNDLEWQNRVELVQDFEFSEASNKIKVTPDGKYAMATGTYKPQIHLYDFANLSMKFERHTDAENVDFVILSNDWTKSVHLQNDRSIQFQNKGGLHYTTRIPKFGRSLSYNKVNCDLYVGASGDELYRLNLEQGRYLNPFKLDSEGVNHVNINDVNGMVSVGMEDSVVEFWDPRARSRIAKLYLENQFDSAPFQVTTTSFRNDGLNFACGTSNGYSYLYDLRTAQPLLVKDQGYGFEIKKIIWLDNVGVNNDSNKILTCDKRIAKIWDRTNGKPYTSMEPSVDINDIEHVPGTGMFFTANEGIPMHTYYIPNLGPAPTWCSFLDSITEELEEKPSDSVYSNYRFITRQDVSKLNLTHLVGSKVLRAYMHGFFINSELYDKVSLIANPNSYRDEREREIRKRIDKERESRIRTSGAVQKSKVKVNKNLVEKLSEKRGGKVAEKVLDDDRFKEMFEDENFQIDEDDYDYKQLNPVKSTRETDQGAAKRIRALTAAEESDEERIAAKEGKNQYSDSDDSDDDSESETDIETKLSEKDKKKILKKVTELQRKKKERQLEDKFVNQLSVGVPDSQTILAQSVTFDKQLQKLKSEESAKKSDASILRRNHHGETELTFIPRKKDSKKKRQLPDADVDVDDAKNGIRKPRLDGRRRASKNVFRGM is encoded by the coding sequence ATGGCAATAAGCTCATCGCATTATATAGATGAGGCAATTCTGAACGGAGGTTTCATATATAAGCTTTATACCACTATGGTTTTGAAGTCAACATCTGCAAGTGATGTCTCAGTTTATCAGGTTGCTGGTACGAACGTTTCTCGGTCGTTACCTGACTGGATCGCTAAGAAACGTAAGCGTTCGCTAAAGAATGATTTAGAATGGCAGAATAGAGTTGAATTGGttcaagattttgaattcaGCGAAGCTTCAAACAAGATAAAAGTTACACCTGATGGGAAGTATGCTATGGCAACAGGTACTTACAAACCTCAAATCCATCTATACGACTTTGCCAATTTGTCAATGAAGTTTGAAAGACATACAGATGCAGAGAATGTGGATTTCGTTATACTTTCAAATGATTGGACTAAAAGTGTTCACTTGCAAAATGATAGAAGCATTCAGTTTCAGAATAAGGGTGGACTTCACTATACCACGAGGATCCCGAAGTTTGGTCGAAGTTTGAGTTATAATAAAGTTAACTGTGATTTATATGTTGGGGCTTCGGGTGATGAATTATACAGATTAAACTTGGAGCAGGGTAGATATCTGAATCCGTTTAAGTTAGATAGTGAGGGTGTAAATCATGTTAATATTAACGACGTCAATGGCATGGTTTCTGTTGGGATGGAGGATAGTGTGGTGGAATTCTGGGATCCAAGGGCTCGTTCACGCATTGCCAAGTTGTATTTAGAAAATCAATTTGACTCTGCACCATTCCAAGTGACAACTACATCTTTTAGAAATGACGGTTTGAATTTTGCTTGTGGTACCTCGAATGGTTACTCTTATTTATATGATCTTCGTACAGCGCAGCCGTTGCTGGTGAAGGACCAAGGGTATGGTTTCGAAATCAAGAAAATTATTTGGTTGGATAATGTTGGTGTCAACAATGATTccaacaaaatattgacCTGTGATAAACGTATAGCCAAGATCTGGGATAGAACCAACGGAAAACCTTATACTTCCATGGAACCAAGTGTTGATATCAACGATATTGAACATGTTCCAGGAACGGGTATGTTTTTTACAGCCAATGAGGGTATTCCAATGCACACTTATTATATTCCTAATCTAGGACCTGCTCCAACTTGGTGTTCATTCTTAGACTCGATAACagaagaattggaagagAAACCAAGTGATTCCGTGTATTCGAACTATAGATTTATCACGAGGCAAGatgtttcaaaattaaacTTAACCCATTTGGTTGGTTCCAAAGTGCTTAGAGCATACATGCATGgtttctttatcaattCAGAGCTATATGATAAGGTTTCCCTAATCGCCAATCCAAACTCTTACCGTGACGAAAGGGAAAGGGAAATCAGAAAACGTATTGACAAAGAAAGAGAATCTAGAATCAGAACTTCCGGAGCAGTTCAAAAATCTAAAGTTAAAGTTAATAAGAATCTTGTTGAAAAACTATCTGAAAAGCGTGGTGGAAAGGTTGCAGAAAAAGTCCTTGATGATGACCGTTTCAAGGAAATgtttgaagatgaaaatttccaaattgatgaagacgaTTATGATTATAAACAGCTAAATCCAGTAAAATCCACCAGAGAAACAGACCAAGGTGCTGCAAAACGTATTAGAGCTCTTACAGCCGCCGAAGAAtctgatgaagaaagaATTGCTGCTAAAGAAGGTAAGAATCAATATTCTGATTCAGATGACAGCGATGACGATTCAGAATCCGAAACGGACATCGAAACTAAACTAAGTGAAAAggacaagaagaaaattctCAAAAAAGTAACTGAATTacaaaggaagaagaaagaaagacAACTCGAGGATAAATTTGTGAACCAACTAAGTGTTGGTGTACCAGATTCTCAAACCATTTTAGCACAAAGCGTTACATTTGAtaaacaacttcaaaaattaaagaGCGAAGAGTCCGCCAAGAAATCTGATGCTTCGATACTGCGTCGAAACCACCATGGCGAAACTGAATTAACGTTCATCCCACGGAAGAAAGACTCAAAGAAGAAACGTCAACTGCCAGATGCTGACGTTGACGTTGATGACGCAAAGAACGGTATAAGAAAGCCTAGACTCGACGGCAGAAGAAGAGCCAGCAAAAACGTATTCCGTGGCATGTAA
- the SEC9 gene encoding Sec9p (similar to Ashbya gossypii AFR469W), protein MGFKKLFKIKPPEEDTPEKNTELLNEQGIPVKIQGSGNKQKFAAYGKFAADRRVDKVYAPPGYEQYSRPHQQGQDDETEGLDSLNKSQLDPYLPKTDAAYGNQDLYSLSNSRSSYSQVQSDPYSSNLSSKRADRPSTDPYCGNPTNFSQNNYRGVNTNSSGKNPYQNISSDSYGALASNKGGNIYAAMKSGTYGETNSSNRTISESSARGMHVSQPRGSFRPSQSGSHLDNDDDELDLNAEITPVDEDDLNNSIHDGYEDSMANEHKGFQTFEEIQREQELKQLQQEDEEVDEIKQEIRFTKQSSVASTRNTLKMAQDAEMAGMNTLGMLGHQSEKLNNVERNLNLMKMQNRVAEDKVGELKKLNRSILAVHVGNPFTNKRRIREAEERIKSQHKNDKTLQEEINSKLQQSTQRIENAMQSSESGVRERYQRAQALERAKKFQFENDEADDEMEVEIDRNLDRITQVSGRLKKLAIATGQEISSQKDRIKKIEENADDLDIRIHLNTTRMTNIR, encoded by the coding sequence ATGGGATTCAagaaactttttaaaatcaagCCTCCAGAGGAAGATACTCCTGAGAAGAACACAGAGTTGCTGAATGAACAGGGTATTCCTGTAAAAATTCAGGGTTCTGgaaataaacaaaaatttgCAGCTTATGGTAAGTTTGCTGCAGATCGGAGGGTAGACAAGGTCTATGCACCCCCTGGTTACGAACAGTATAGTAGACCTCATCAGCAAGGTCAAGATGACGAGACTGAAGGCTTGGATTCCTTAAACAAGTCACAGTTAGATCCATATTTACCCAAAACGGATGCTGCGTATGGTAATCAAGATCTTTATTCACTAAGCAATAGTAGGAGCTCGTATTCTCAAGTGCAATCAGATCCTTACAGCTCAAATCTATCATCCAAAAGGGCTGATCGGCCATCAACAGATCCCTATTGTGGCAACCCAACCAACTTTTCTCAAAACAATTATAGAGGAGTTAACACGAATAGCTCCGGTAAGAATCCATATCAAAACATCAGTTCGGATTCGTATGGAGCATTGGCGTCTAACAAAGGCGGTAATATCTATGCAGCGATGAAGTCTGGCACTTATGGTGAGACCAATAGCAGCAACCGTACTATATCTGAGTCTTCTGCCCGTGGTATGCATGTGTCCCAGCCTCGTGGTTCATTCAGGCCGTCTCAATCCGGCTCACACTTAGAtaatgacgatgatgaacTAGACTTAAACGCTGAGATTACCCCggttgatgaggatgactTGAACAACTCGATACACGATGGATATGAAGATAGCATGGCTAATGAACATAAAGGTTTTCaaacatttgaagaaatcCAACGTGAACAAGAGCTGAAGCAACTCCAacaagaagatgaagaagtagACGAAATCAAACAAGAAATTCGGTTTACCAAGCAGAGTTCGGTAGCATCCACGAGAAATACATTAAAGATGGCACAGGACGCTGAAATGGCAGGTATGAATACGTTGGGAATGTTGGGCCACCAGAGTGAAAAGCTAAATAACGTGGAACGGAATCtaaatttaatgaaaatgCAAAACCGTGTTGCAGAAGATAAAGTTGGggaattgaagaaactaAACAGGAGCATTCTAGCGGTACATGTCGGCAATCCGTTTACCAACAAACGCAGGATAAGGGAAGCCGAAGAAAGGATCAAATCCCAGCATAAGAATGACAAAACGCttcaagaagaaataaattcaaagttGCAACAATCTACCCAACGTATAGAGAACGCAATGCAGTCAAGTGAGTCAGGCGTCCGTGAGCGTTACCAAAGAGCACAAGCCTTGGAGCGTgcaaaaaaattccaatttgAGAATGATGAAGCGGATGACGAGATGGAAGTCGAAATCGACCGCAACTTGGATAGGATTACCCAAGTTAGTGGAAGGCTAAAAAAACTCGCTATTGCAACGGGACAAGAAATTAGTTCCCAAAAAGACCGCATCaagaaaattgaagaaaatgcCGACGACCTTGATATCCGTATCCACCTAAATACTACAAGGATGACGAACattagataa
- the VIR1 gene encoding Vir1p (similar to Ashbya gossypii AFR467W) → MTNNRSERESLQQSVVGSIVLAIEELSGGLEGDHETTVGIGFNLLDVLKSVNNRFELSVVDAGKRQDIFIPVLGAIMERPDLASLDLFACLFAYCSVINALQPLVVRFVQIWSKDDCLRSSLSRMAGSGSGGRSTEKIGFYSVISHLENFSTLHQKSLSYLNLQLDRVLVDQWLPLWSRYLKLGGSITLHDFVIQERLLLRIHDESVQDFIISVKCRNVDQWRQLSARNLGSWNYFIYMTANRFLRFSDSQINEPKFKEFALPFLTKCVGNNSFTLLHSDPKFKFQVLMEILDHSEMNFLQEPHLTNLLKIALSQFHTIVRDGTTEDITKLHLQLGELGTTQSLPALINMLQFVVARFLLNVGNTTEAGVNQQVDLAWFKKHDKYVIPSGFHRLLPYLPPISKSLFTFDYASAYLPSNIITDYSQIITNLLDSLTLLLSINHSLLEFYQELQLNSLHFVNYSDNYYGTTPDNEALQGIENDTCLQFMELYYIPLITSLLLSDQLLESSADSAKLVSPKLYQINGRLIFTHVLKCLEQLIENHGSSALYNLLKFVSMISIEDLTIQKKSILLLNHLFFHGDTDRILQLCLQNELTTQALNDYIGLWNDGSSNYKLFFTRVFKTKQPDASTVTKTYGELLRLIPEYKPPPFTPLSAVPLSMPIHNGASPPDSLMVDTTPLQTPTINKPKFNTNATSFIPQNINITTPSRHSPSNSVNLPPQPPSTLYTSIPSPMLFGTGHNNTPQLPTPITDTYSSSNSFYIPQQTVVRPTPTRHSSYPSMPTSNSTASSATSNSTATPQHQRTWQPPTGTPTGPSPYGQQQQQQSPSFLTSAGPGKLVNSGKNYILGGHNRAVNNSRTQSIHVDEFEKMHM, encoded by the coding sequence ATGACGAACAACCGAAGTGAGCGGGAGAGCTTGCAGCAGTCGGTAGTGGGATCAATAGTTTTAGCGATTGAGGAGCTTTCAGGAGGGTTAGAAGGGGATCATGAGACGACAGTGGGTATTGGGTTTAATTTGTTAGATGTTTTGAAGTCGGTTAATAACCGGTTTGAGCTTTCTGTTGTTGATGCTGGGAAGCGGCAGGATATATTTATTCCTGTTTTGGGGGCTATTATGGAGAGGCCAGACTTGGCTTCGCTTGATTTGTTTGCGTGTTTGTTTGCTTATTGTTCTGTGATCAACGCGTTGCAGCCTCTTGTGGTGAGGTTTGTTCAGATATGGTCCAAGGATGACTGTTTGAGAAGTTCGTTATCTAGGATGGCAGGATCAGGGAGTGGTGGAAGGAGTACAGAGAAAATAGGGTTTTATTCTGTGATATCACATTTAGAGAATTTTAGTACGTTGCATCAGAAATCTCTTTCTTACCTGAATTTGCAATTGGATCGAGTGCTTGTTGATCAGTGGTTGCCGCTATGGTCCAGATACTTGAAACTAGGTGGGTCTATTACCCTTCATGATTTCGTTATCCAAGAAAGGTTATTGCTTCGTATTCATGATGAATCTGTTCAAGATTTTATCATTTCGGTAAAGTGCCGTAATGTGGATCAGTGGCGACAGCTTTCCGCAAGGAACTTGGGATCGTGGAATTACTTTATCTATATGACGGCAAACAGGTTTTTGAGGTTTTCAGATTCGCAAATCAATGAGcccaaattcaaagaatttgCATTGCCCTTTTTGACCAAATGTGTTGGGAACAATAGTTTTACGTTGTTGCATTCAGATCCGAAATTCAAGTTTCAGGTGTTAATGGAAATTTTGGACCATTCTGAGATGAACTTCCTACAAGAGCCACATTTAACGAATTTGCTAAAAATTGCATTGTCACAGTTTCATACAATTGTTCGTGATGGCACAACAGAGGATATTACGAAGTTGCATTTACAGTTAGGCGAACTAGGCACTACTCAAAGTTTGCCAGCTTTGATCAATATGTTGCAGTTTGTTGTAGCACGATTTTTGCTTAACGTTGGAAATACCACCGAAGCAGGTGTCAACCAGCAAGTTGATCTAGCTTGGTTCAAAAAACATGACAAGTATGTCATCCCTTCTGGATTTCACAGACTACTACCATACTTGCCACCCATATCCAAATCCTTGTTCACCTTTGACTATGCATCTGCGTATTTGCCTTCTAATATAATCACAGACTACTCTCAAATTATCACTAATTTGCTGGATTCATTAACGTTATTACTGTCAATCAATCACTCATTATTGGAGTTTTATCAGGAGCTTCAACTGAATTCCTTGCATTTTGTGAATTATAGTGATAACTACTATGGAACAACGCCTGACAATGAGGCTTTACAAGGTATTGAAAATGACACTTGCTTGCAGTTTATGGAGCTATACTATATTCCACTGATTACTTCATTACTTCTATCTGATCAGTTGTTGGAGTCCTCTGCAGATTCTGCAAAGTTGGTTTCCCCAAAATTGTATCAAATCAACGGCAGACTCATTTTTACTCATGTCTTAAAGTGTTTAGAGCAATTGATCGAAAATCATGGTAGTTCTGCGCTATATAACCTGCTTAAGTTTGTATCCATGATATCCATTGAAGATTTGACTATTCAAAAGAAGTCCATATTGTTGCTAAACCATTTATTTTTCCACGGTGATACCGATCGTATATTGCAATTGTGTCTCCAAAATGAACTAACAACTCAGGCTTTGAACGACTATATTGGTTTATGGAACGATGGTAGTAGTAATTACAAATTATTCTTTACTCGAGtctttaaaacaaaacagCCTGATGCATCTACCGTCACAAAAACATATGGTGAACTTTTGAGATTAATACCAGAATATAAACCGCCCCCATTTACTCCATTATCAGCCGTCCCATTATCTATGCCAATCCATAATGGAGCATCGCCTCCAGATAGCCTTATGGTAGATACCACTCCGCTACAAACACCAACAATCAACAAGCCTAAATTCAACACCAATGCAACCTCATTTATTCCCCAAAATATTAACATTACTACACCATCAAGGCATTCGCCCTCAAATTCCGTCAATCTACCGCCACAACCACCATCGACTTTATACACCTCTATTCCTTCTCCCATGCTTTTTGGGACTGGTCATAACAATACACCACAATTACCAACACCTATTACAGATACTTACAGTTCCTCGAATTCCTTCTATATCCCCCAGCAAACAGTGGTAAGACCAACACCAACCAGACATAGTAGTTATCCTTCAATGCCCACAAGTAACTCCACTGCTTCATCCGCAACCTCAAATTCTACAGCAACCCCACAACATCAAAGGACTTGGCAACCCCCTACGGGTACACCCACAGGCCCATCTCCATATGgacaacagcaacagcaacaatcGCCTTCATTTTTGACATCAGCAGGACCTGGGAAATTGGTCAATAGCGGTAAAAACTATATATTAGGTGGGCACAACAGAGCAGTTAACAATAGCAGAACGCAGAGTATACAcgttgatgaatttgaaaagatgCACATGTAG
- the OCH1 gene encoding initiation-specific alpha-1,6-mannosyltransferase (similar to Ashbya gossypii AFR465C): protein MGRISAPLMLPTTSHSDNLNLKKFLQDDFEANDLRSQLAALFPYDSKTKIPKRIWQTWRDPVNSPKFPEASLHHVEEWKKRAAEIVGEEYDYFFISDDEIMPLLKQLYGTVPYVIQAFMSMPEPILKADFFRYLILYAKGGIYSDIDTYPLKPFNEWFFLSPAGLKDYMNKKIGYGPAGNQNGQGSTFEPGLVIGIEADPDRSDWADHYARRIQFCQWTFQSKPGHPILRELIVNITATTLHSTDKLISDIKLPLHTIEKSHQVDYNVNYRHKKMHSLDFDVEAKKTSENTDGTDVMNWTGPGIFSDIIFEYFDNLLRTNDNIALYNDNLLEEDPKTGAKNNVESTTHKFYKQISTSIISATPKLHWSFFSLIQHPVIVDDVVILPITCFSPGIDHMGSRNDDDPMAFVKHLFEGSWKSPGQEVLGG, encoded by the coding sequence ATGGGTCGGATTTCTGCCCCCCTAATGTTGCCCACTACATCTCATTCAGACAACCtcaatttgaagaaattccTTCAAGATGACTTTGAGGCCAATGATTTGAGATCTCAGTTGGCGGCCCTTTTCCCTTATGACTCCAAGACCAAAATCCCGAAGCGTATTTGGCAAACCTGGCGTGACCCAGTGAATAGTCCCAAATTTCCTGAAGCTTCGCTTCATCACGTTGAGGAGTGGAAAAAGAGGGCAGCAGAGATAGTTGGtgaagaatatgattaCTTCTTTATCAGCGATGATGAGATAATGCCGTTATTGAAACAGCTGTATGGCACTGTTCCATATGTGATACAGGCATTCATGTCAATGCCAGAGCCTATTCTAAAAGCAGACTTTTTCCGGTATTTGATTCTGTATGCTAAAGGAGGCATATACTCAGATATCGACACTTATCCTTTAAAGCCATTCAATGAGTGGTTTTTTCTGAGCCCTGCAGGCCTCAAAGATTACATGAACAAGAAAATAGGATATGGGCCTGCTGGGAACCAAAACGGCCAAGGGAGCACCTTCGAACCTGGGTTAGTGATTGGGATTGAAGCCGACCCCGATCGCTCGGATTGGGCAGACCATTACGCTCGTAGAATTCAATTTTGTCAGTGGACTTTTCAATCGAAACCTGGCCATCCGATTTTGCGGGAGTTAATTGTAAATATAACTGCTACCACATTGCACAGTACAGACAAGCTTATATCTGACATTAAGTTGCCGCTACACACGATAGAAAAATCACATCAAGTTGATTACAATGTAAATTACCGACACAAAAAAATGCACAGCTTAGattttgatgttgaagcTAAAAAGACTTCGGAAAACACAGATGGAACGGACGTTATGAATTGGACCGGTCCTGGCATATTCTCAGacattatttttgaatattttgataaCTTGTTGAGAACCAATGACAATATAGCTTTGTACAATGATAACTTATTGGAGGAAGATCCCAAAACGGGAGCAAAGAACAACGTGGAATCTACCACTCATAAATTTTACAAACAGATTTCGACATCTATCATTTCAGCTACTCCAAAACTTCATTGGagctttttttctcttatTCAGCACCCAGTAATAGTTGATGATGTCGTCATACTCCCGATTACTTGCTTCTCCCCAGGTATCGATCATATGGGTTCTCGGAATGACGACGATCCAATGGCATTTGTCAAGCATTTGTTTGAAGGTTCATGGAAGAGCCCTGGACAAGAAGTTTTGGGAGGCTGA